In Ureibacillus thermophilus, the genomic stretch GATAGAAGGATCGATAACCGAAAGAAATGCGTTTAATCACTTTGATTTTGTTATTAATCCCCTCTAAAATGCCGTTATTATAATCGTACTTTAGCGTATTCTCGACGTAATTGATGTATTTGTTGATTGTCTTGATGGCGGTTTTCATATAGCTGGATTCCCAAACCAATTTCAAAAATAAGGAAACAGAGCGAATGGAAAAACTCATTGTTTTCTCCATTCGCTCTGTTTTTATGGACTTTTTAGACAAGCCCTGAATTAGACTTTTACCACAATTTGAATCCTTTAGAACCAACTGGGGATGTATTAATAATATCAATGATTGGAATTGTGTAAGCGAAGATAATAACTGCAATCATGATAACGCCCCAGAGTTTGAAGTTTTCAAGAGAAGCTGGAACTTTTGCTGCTCCTGGTGCAACTTCTGCAACAGGAAAATCTTGCTCGCCTTTTGGTGCAAAGAATGCTAGGTAAATGA encodes the following:
- a CDS encoding transposase; amino-acid sequence: MSFSIRSVSLFLKLVWESSYMKTAIKTINKYINYVENTLKYDYNNGILEGINNKIKVIKRISFGYRSFYHFRNRIFITQNLAKIKTA